A DNA window from Setaria viridis chromosome 2, Setaria_viridis_v4.0, whole genome shotgun sequence contains the following coding sequences:
- the LOC117845929 gene encoding protein LIFEGUARD 2: MSSAFGYQKGGDLEAGTSGAPGPRALYPGMQESPEMRWALIRKIYVILSLQLLLTAAVAAVVVKVRAIPHFFTTTHAGLGLYIFLIILPFIVLCPLYYYHERHPVNLILLGLFTLAISFAVGMTCAFTSGKVILESAILTTVVVLSLTAYTFWAVRRGKDFSFLGPFLFASLIVLLVFAFIQILFPLGKLSQMIYGGLASLIFSGYIVYDTDNIIKRFTYDQYVWAAVSLYLDVINLFLSLMTLFRAAD; encoded by the exons ATGTCGTCGGCGTTCGGGTACCAGAAGGGCGGCGACCTCGAGGCGGGGACCTCGGGCGCCCCGGGGCCGCGGGCGCTGTACCCGGGCATGCAGGAGAGCCCCGAGATGCGCTGGGCGCTCATCCGCAAGATCTACGTCATCCTCTCGCTCCAGctgctcctcaccgccgccgtcgccgcggtcgTCGTCAAGGTCCGCGCCATACCGCACTTCTTCACCACCACTCACGCCGGGCTCGGTCTCTACATCTTCCTTatcatcctccccttcatcG TGCTGTGCCCGCTTTACTACTACCACGAGAGGCACCCGGTCAACCTGATTCTGCTTGGCCTCTTCACCCTTGCTATCAGCTTCGCTGTGGGCATGACATGCGCCTTCACCAGTG GCAAGGTCATTCTGGAGTCTGCAATTCTGACAACAGTGGTTGTCCTTAGCCTAACTGCTTACACTTTCTGGGCTGTGAGGAGGGGCAAAGACTTCAGCTTCCTGGGTCCTTTCCTGTTCGCCTCCCTCATAGTGCTGCTTGTGTTCGCATTCATCCAG ATCCTGTTCCCACTGGGCAAGCTCTCTCAGATGATCTACGGCGGGCTGGCCTCACTCATCTTCAGCGGGTACATCGTCTACGACACGGACAACATCATCAAGCGCTTCACGTACGACCAGTACGTCTGGGCCGCCGTCTCCCTCTACCTGGACGTCATCAACCTCTTCCTGTCCCTGATGACCCTCTTCAGGGCAGCCGACTAG